A stretch of Arachis hypogaea cultivar Tifrunner chromosome 15, arahy.Tifrunner.gnm2.J5K5, whole genome shotgun sequence DNA encodes these proteins:
- the LOC112748282 gene encoding uncharacterized protein, translating to MEKYFKRKQTLKSEVTPLISSNKKKFLEFNVESLVADPGQGPKISNYDPNERDEVRRAYLQKGPCQPREHDFPQTYFGTSIRRFNADWFDEFEGFSNWKKKERLQTHVGNHDSAHNQARRKCKALMKQKQHIEVVFQKHSDQAKKDYRTHLTATIECIRFLLRQGLAFRGDDELHNSNNQGNFLELLDFLAQHNTEIDRVFKNTRGNLKLVAPKIQKDIVRAAASETTKVIIDDLGDDLFAVLVDEARDISVKEKMAVCLQYVNKEGIVMEQFLGLVHVSSTNALSLKVALESLLAKHSLSLARIRGQGYDGASNMQGEFNGLKSLILKENACAFYVHCFAHQLQLALVVAAKKQVEIV from the exons atggaaaaatatttcaaaagaaaacAAACACTAAAATCTGAAGTCACTCCATTAATCTCTTCTAATAAAAAGAAGTTCTTAGAATTCAATGTGGAAAGTCTGGTAGCTGATCCTGGACAAGgacccaaaatttcaaattatgatCCAAATGAGAGGGATGAAGTTAGACGAGCTTATTTGCAAAAAGGTCCTTGTCAACCAAGAGAACATGATTTTCCACAAACATATTTTGGAACTTCTATTCGTAGATTTAATGCTGATTGGTTTGATGAATTTG AGGGATTTTCAAATTGGAAAAAGAAGGAGCGATTACAAACACATGTTGGAAATCATGATAGTGCTCATAATCAAGCTCGAAGAAAATGCAAAGCACTCATGAAGCAAAAgcaacatattgaagttgtttttCAAAAGCATTCAGACCAAGCTAAAAAAGATTACCGAACTCACTTAACAGCAACAATTGAGTGCATTAGGTTCTTATTGCGACAAGGATTGGCTTTTCGTGGTGATGATGAATTGCACAATTCAAACAATCAAGGTAATTTTTTGGAGCTTCTTGACTTTCTTGCTCAACATAATACAGAGATTGATCGTGTTTTCAAAAATACTCGTGGAAACCTTAAACTAGTAGCACCTAAAATTCAAAAAGATATTGTTAGAGCTGCTGCAAGTGAAACTACTAAagttattattgatgatcttggAGATGATTTATTTGCTGTTTTAGTTGATGAAGCTCGAGACATTTCTGTTAAAGAGAAAATGGCTGTTTGTTTGCAGTATGTGAATAAAGAAGGGATTGTAATGGAGCAATTTCTTGGCCTTGTCCATGTTTCTAGCACAAATGCGTTGTCGTTAAAAGTAGCTTTGGAATCTTTATTAGCAAAGCATAGTTTAAGCTTAGCAAGAATACGTGGACAAGGTTATGATGGAGCTAGTAATATGCAGGGAGAATTTAATGGCTTAAAAAGTTTGATCTTGAAAGAAAATGCTTGTGCTTTTTATGTTCATTGTTTTGCTCACCAACTTCAATTAGCACTTGTGGTTGCTGCAAAGAAACAGGTTGAAATTGTGTAA